GTCTCCGCGACGACGGCCGACGGGCTCGGCCTCAGCGGGCGCGGCGAGGGCCTCATGGCGATCGCGACGGCGCTCATCACGGCCTCCGCCTGAGGGCAGGCGCGCCGCGGCGCGGGTCGCTCAGAGCGCGCGCGTCATGAACACCGAGAACGGGTTCTCCGCGTACTCGCCGAAGGGGCCGCACTCCGCGAAGCCCTCGCTCGCGTAGAGGCGGCGCGCGGGGAGGAAGTCCTCGGGGCTGCCCGTCTCGAGCCAGAGCGTCCGCATCCCGCGCTCCCGCGCGACCTCGACGATGTGCCGCAGGATGGCGCGGCCGGCGCCCGTGCCGCGGAAGGCGTCCGCGACGCGCATCGACTTGAGCTCGCCGGCCTCCTCGTCGAGCCGCTTGAGCGCGCCGATGCCGACGAGCTCCTCGCCCGACCAGGCCGACCAGAACGTCACGTCCGCGCCGCGCAGCTCCTCGACATCGAGCGCGAAGATGCTCTCGGGCGGCGTCGAGTCGGCCATGCCGGCGAGGTGGAGGGCGACGAGCGCCCGGGTCGCCTCGCCCTCGAGGTCGTCGACGCGGAAGGCGAGCTCGGGCATGGTGCGAGCGTAGCCGCGCGAAGCGGCTCGTTAGACTTCCACGGTGACGATCCGGCTCTACGACACGCGCGCCCAGGCCCTCCGCGACCTGGTGCCCCTCGTCGACGGCCGTGTCGGGCTCTACGTCTGCGGGCCGACGGTCCAGTCCGCGCCGCACATCGGCCACCTCCGCAGCGCCCTCGTCTACGACCTGTGGCGCCGGTGGATGTCGGCGCGCGGCCTCGAGGTGACGCTCGTCCGGAACGTGACCGACATCGACGACAAGGTGCTCGACAACGCCCGCGACGGCGAGGAGTGGTGGGCGCTCGCCTACCGCATGGAGCTCGAGTTCACGGCCGCATATGCCGCGCTCGGCATCCTGCCGCCCAGCTACGAGCCGCGGGCGACGGCGAGCATCGGCCAGATGCTGGAGCTCGTCGAGCAGCTCATCGGCCGCGGGCACGCGTACCCGGCCGAGGACGGCTCGGGCGACGTCTACTTCGATGTCCGCACCTGGTCCGAGTACGGCGCCCTCACGCGCCAGCGCCTCGAGGACATGGCGGACTCGCCCGACGCCGCGACGCGCGGCAAGCGCGACCCGCGCGACTTCGCCCTCTGGAAGGGGACGAAGCCGGGAGAGCCGGCCTCCGCCTCCTGGCCCTCGCCGTGGGGCGCGGGGCGACCGGGCTGGCACATCGAGTGCTCCGCGATGTCGCGGCGCTACCTCGGCGAGGCCTTCGACATCCACGGCGGCGGGCTCGACCTGCGCTTCCCGCACCACGAGAACGAGCTCGCGCAGTCGAGCGCCGCGGGCGACCCCTTCGCGACGCACTGGCTCCACAACGGCCTCGTCAACGTCGAGGGCCAGAAGATGTCGAAGTCGCTCGGCAACTCGGTCTTCGCAGCCGAGCTCCTCGGCGCCGCGCGGCCGATCGTGCTCCGCTACTACCTCGCGAGCGCGCACTACCGCTCGACGATCGACTATCAGACGGGCTCGCTCGCCGAGGCGACGGCCGCCTTCGAGCGGATCGAGGCCTTCCTCGACCGCACCGCATCCCAGCTCGGCGAGGGCTCGGAGGCGGGTGCGCCGCCGGTGCCGGAGGCCTTCGCGCTCGCGATGGACGACGACCTCTCGACGCCGCAGGCCCTCGCCGTGCTCCACGAGACGGTGCGCGCCGGCAACAGCGCGCTGGACGCCGGGGATGCGGCCGCCGCGACCCGGGCGGCCGCCGAGGTCCGCGCGATGCTGCGCGTGCTCGGCCTCGACCCGGCTGCGCCCGAGTGGGGGAGCGCCGCCGGTGACGCCGCGCAGGCGACCGCGCTCGACGCGCTCGTGCGCCGCCTCCTCGAGGACCGCGACGCCGCGCGCGCCGCCAAGGACTACGCCGCCGCCGACCGCATCCGCGAGGAGCTCTCGGCCGCCGGCATCGTGATCGACGACACGCCCGCGGGCGCGAAGTGGAGGCTGGCATGACCAAGCCCGGGCGCCCCGGCGCACGCAAGACGAAGAAGGGCCCCTCGGCGGGCACCGGCGGCAACGGCCGACGCGCCCTCGAAGGAAAGGGGCCGACGCCGAAGGCGGAGGACCGCAGCTGGCACGTCGCCGGCAAGCGGAAGGCCGCGAAGGACCGGCTGGAGGCCGTCCAGGCCCGGCACGGCAAGGGGCGCCAGCAGGGGGCCGGCGGGGGCGCCGGAAGCGGCCGCGGCCGCGCGCGGAAGGCGGAGGACGGCGAGCTCGTCACCGGCCGCAACGCCGTCCTCGAGGCGCTGCGCGCCCGCATCCCGGCGAAGACGCTCTACCTCGCGACCCGCATCGAGATGGACGACCGCGTCAAGGAGGCGCTGTCGCTCGCGCAGAAGCGCGGCATCCCCATCCTCGAGGTGATGCGCACCGAGCTCGACCGCATGGCCGGGCCCGACGGCGTGCACCAGGGGCTCGCGATCCAGGTGCCCGCCTACCAGTACGCGCACCCCGAGGATCTGCTCGACCAGGTCGAGGAGCGCGGGCAGACCCCGCTGCTCGTCGCCCTCGACGGCGTCACCGACCCGCGCAACCTCGGCGCGATCATCCGCTCGACGGCGGCCTTCGGCGGCCACGGCGTCATCGTGCCGCAGCGCCGCTCGGTCGGGCTGACCGCCTCCGCGTGGCGCACCTCGGCGGGTGCGGCGAGCCGCATCCCCGTCGCGATGGCCTCGAACCTGACGCAGAGCCTCAAGGCGCTGAAGGACCGCGGCGTGTTCGTGCTCGGCCTCGACGGCGGCGGCGACGTGCAGCTGCCGGGGCTCGAGTTCGCGGATCGTCCCGTCGTGCTCGTCGTCGGCAGCGAGGGCAAGGGCCTCTCGCGTCTCGTCACGGAGACCTGCGACGCGATCGTGAGCATCCCGATCTCCGCCTCGACCGAGTCGCTCAACGCGGGGATCGCGGCGAGCGTCGCCCTCTACGAGATCGCGAAGCTGCGCGGGGAGTAGCGCACGCGTCCCGGCGGCGTCAGACCTTCGACATCCAGTCGGCGTCGTCCTCGCCGTCGTCGATCCCGTCGACCGCGCCCCCGGGGATCTGGATGGCCTCCGTCTGCGGCGCGACGACCGTCATCTCGTCGCGGCGGTGGCGGAGCACGTTGTCGATGTAGTCGGTGAGCGCCTCCGCGAGGGGGATGCTGCGGCCGGACTGCTGCGACAGGAACCAGCGGTGCTCGAGCAGCTGGTGGAAGACCTCCGCCGACTCGAGCTTGCCGCGGAGCTCGCGCGGGATCGCCTGCACGACCGGCTCGAAGACCCGCATGAGCCACTCGTGGGCGACCATCTCCTCGTCCATCTCCTCGCGACCGCCGGTCGCGCGGTAGGCGTCGAGGTCGTTGAGGAGGCGGCGCGCCTGGTTCTCGCCCGCGTCGAGGCCCGAGAGCCGGAGGAGCCGACGCGAATGGTGGCCGGCATCCACGACCTTGGGCTGGATGCGGACCTCGGAGCCGTCCGCGACGGTGCGGATGGAGAGCTCCTCGATGTCGTAGCCGAGCTCGTTGAGGCGCTCGACGCGCTCGTTGATGCGCCAGCGCTCCGACTGCGGGAACACCTGCGAGCCGGTGAGCTCCGCCCAGAGGCCGCGGTAGGCGGCGACGATGCCGTCGGCGACATCCACCGGGTCGAGGTCCTCGTCGAGGCGGCCGCCCGCCTGGAGGTCGAGCAGCTCGCCCGCGATGTTGACGCGCGCGATCTCGAGGTCGTTCTCGCGCTGCCCGTTCGAGAGCCCGCCGTCGTAGAGCTTGCCGGTCTCGGCGTCCACGAGGTAGGCGGCGAAGGCGCCGGCGTCGCGGCGGAAGAGGGTGTTCGAGAGCGAGACGTCGCCCCAGAAGAAGCCGATGAGGTGGAGGCGGGCGAGCAGCACGGCGAGGGCGTCGACGAGGCGGGTCGCGGTGTCGGGACGCAGGGTCTGCGAGTAGAGGGCCCGGTAGGGCAGCGAGAAGCGGAGGTGCCGCGTGACGAGCACGGGCGAGAGCTCCTCGCCCTCGGCGGAGCGCCGGTTCGTGATGACCGCGACGGGGTCGACGCAGGGGATGTCCATGCGCTGGAGGGTGCGGAGCATCTCGTATTCACGGCGCGCGAGCTCCGCCGAGGTCTCCTTCACGGCGATGACGTAGCCGGCGAGGTGCGCGAAGCGCACGAGGTGGCGGGAGATGCCCTTCGGGAGGGCGACGATCGCCTCGTCCGGCCAGAGCTCCAGCGGCAGATCCCAGGGGAGGTCGAGGAGGGCGGCGTCCGGGACGGCGGCCGTGATGGCGAGGGAGGTCATCGTGCTCCTGGGGTCGGGGAGAACGGCGCTGCCGCGGCCCCCGAGGGGACCGCGGCAGCGTCGGGGTGCTGAGTCGCGGCGCGGCTCAGGCGGTCGGGGCGGCGGTCGTCGCGCCGTCGACCGTGGTGCTGGCCGCGATGGCGCCCGAGTTGAGGCGCTCGCCGGTCTCCACGTCGAAGGCGTGGATGTGCTGCGGCACCGGGGCGAGGACGACCTTGTCGCCCGCGTTCGGGTGCGAGCGGCCGTCGACGCGGGTCACGACGTCGACGCGCTTGCCGTCGAGCTCCGTGTGGCCGTAGAGGTAGCCGTCGGCGCCGAGCTCCTCCACGAGGTCGACCGTCACCTGGAGGCCCTCGCCCGAGGTCGAGACCGTGAGGTCCTCGGGGCGCACGCCCACCGTGACCTGCGTGCCGGTCGCGCTCGCGAGCGCATCCCGCTCGACCTTCGCGACCGCGGTGCCGAACTGGATGCCGCCCTCGACGATGTCCGCCTGGAAGAGGTTCATGGCGGGGCTGCCGATGAAGCCGGCGACGAAGACGTTCTTCGGCTGCTCGTAGAGGTCGCGCGGGGTGCCGACCTGCTGGAGGAGGCCGTCCTTGAGGACCGCGATGCGGTCGCCCATGGTGAGCGCCTCGGTCTGGTCGTGCGTGACGTAGACGGTCGTGACGCCGAGGCGGCGCTGGAGCGAGGCGATCTGCGTGCGCGTCTGGACGCGGAGCTTCGCGTCGAGGTTCGACAGCGGCTCGTCCATGAGGAAGACCTGCGGCTGGCGCACGATCGCGCGGCCCATGGCGACGCGCTGGCGCTGGCCGCCGGAGAGCGCCTTCGGCTTGCGACCGAGGTAGGGCTCGAGGTCGAGGAGCTTCGCCGCCTCGAGGACGCGCTGCGCACGCTCCTCCTTGCCGACGCCCGCGATCTTGAGCGCGAAGCCCATGTTCTCGGCGACGGTCATGTGCGGGTAGAGCGCGTAGTTCTGGAACACCATCGCGATGTCGCGGTCCTTCGGCGGGACGTCGGTGACGTCGCGATCGCCGATGAGGATGCGGCCGTCGTTGACCTCCTCGAGGCCGGCCAGCATGCGGAGGGTGGTCGACTTCCCGCAGCCCGAGGGGCCGACGAGGACGAGGAACTCGCCGTCGGCGACCTCGATCGAGATCTTGTCGACCGCGGGCTTGGTGGAGCCCGGGTACAGGCGCGTCGCCTGGTCGAACGTGACAGATGCCATGATCGTGCTTCTCCTTCACCGGCAGGTACGTGCCGGACGATCCGTTGTGAATGGATGGACGCGGTGAGCGCCCGGGGCGAGCGTCGTCGACCGCCTTGCGGTCATTATGCCACTGTCCCCCGGACGCGCGTCCAGGGAGGCGGAGTCGAGCCGGTAGGCTGGCCCATCATGACCGACGCGAGCGACGCGCGCCCGGAGCCGTCCGAGGGGGCGCTGGAGCCTGCGGATGCGACCGGGCCCGGGCCCGTCGAGTCGACGACGACCCGCCACGCCGCCCGGGCGCGGGCGAGCGAGCTGCGGGCGCTGCAGCAGAAGAAGGACCGTCGCAACCGCTGGCTGCTCCGCGGCGGCGTCATCGGCGGCATCCTCGTCGTCCTGGGCGGCATCGCCTTCGTGCTCCTCACCTGGGCGCAGCCCGCCGCTCGCGGGCCGCAGAACATGCAGAGCGACGGCATCCTCATCGGGCCGGAGCTCGCGGCGGTGAAGACCCCCGGCATCGGGCCCGGCGAGGCGCCCCAGCCGATCGAGACGGCCGCGCCCGAGGTCGCGCACATCCGCCTCTACGTCGACTACCTCAGCGCGGGCTCCGGCACCTTCGAGTCCGTCAACGGCGACCAGATCGAGTCGCTCGTGTCCTCGGGCGCCGCGACCGTCGAGATCCACCCGCTCGCGCTGCTCTCGGGCCGCTCGGCGGGCACGCAGTACTCCTCGCGCGCCGCGAACGCCGCGGCGTGCGTCGCGGAGTTCTCGCCCGACAGCTTCTTCGCCTTCAACCGGATCATGCTCGCCGAGCAGCCGGTCGAGGGGCAGCCGGGCTTCGGCGACGAGGAGCTCATCAGCCGCGCCCAGCAGGCGGGCGCCTCGACGAGCCTCGTGAGCACCTGCATCGAGTCGATGCGGTTCCGCGGCTGGGTGCAGGCCGCGACGAAGCGCGCGCAGGACGGCCCCATCCCCGGCTCCGCGGTCGAGGGGATCACGGAGACGCCGGTCGTGCTCGTGAACGGGACGCCGTACCCCTACGTCGCCGACGAGGATCCGGCCGAGTTCACGCAGTTCATCGTGCGGACCGCGGGCGACACCTTCATCGAGAGCCAGCTCCCCTCGCCGTCCCCGTCGCCGTCCTCCGGCGGCTGAGCCGCGCGGCGCGCCGCCGGCCCGCGGACACCCGGAGTGCCCGAGGGACAGCCGAATGCCGCCGTCCGGGGCGCGCGAGACATGTCTCTCGCGCGAGGGGGAAGAGCCTCCTGCCGGGTTCGAACCGGCGACCTACGCTTTACAAGAGCGTTGCTCTACCAGCTGAGCTAAGGAGGCGCGGGCCGAGTCTACTGGCGGTCGGCGGCACTCCCCGCGGGCGACTAGCGTGGTCTGCGCTCATGAACGCCGTCCACCCGCGCCCCGTCGTCGCCCTCGCCACGGCCGCGGCGTTCGCGGCGGGCACCCTCGTGGCGCTGCAGTCCCGGCTCAACGGCGAGCTCGGACTCCGGCTCGGCGACGGCTTCCTCGCGGCGCTCATCTCCTTCGGCGGCGGCTTCCTGCTGCTGACGATCGGGATGCTGCTGCGGCCGGCGGGGAGGCGGGGCTTCCGCGAGGTGCGGTCCGCGCTCGCCGAGCGCCGCATCCCCTGGTGGCTGGTGCTCGGCGGCGCAGCCGGCGCCTTCCTCGTGCTCTCGCAGGGGCTGACGGCGGCGCTGCTCGGCGTCGCGCTGTTCACGGTCGCGACGGTCGTCGGCCAGACGATCAGCGCGGCGGTCATCGATGCGCGGGGTCTCGGCACGATGCACCCGAAGCCGATCACCGTCACGCGCCTCGCCGGCAGCGTGCTCGCGCTCGCCGCCGTCGGCTGGGCGGTCTCGGCCCGCATCGACGGCGACGCGCCGCTCTGGGCGCTCGTCATGCCCTTCGTCGCCGGCCTCGGGATCGGGTACCAGCAGGCGGTCAACGGGCAGGTCCGGGTGGTCGCGTCGAGCGCGCTGACGGCGACCTTCATCAACTTCCTCGTCGGCTCGGGCGTGCTCGCCGTCCTCGCGCTCGGGCACGCGCTCGTCGTGCGGCCCGAGCTGACGCCGCCGGCCGAGTTCTGGCTCTACCTCGGCGGTCCGATCGGCATCGTCTTCATCGGCGGCGCGACGATCATCGTGCGGATCACCGGGGTGCTCCTCATGGGGCTCGCGACCGTCGCGGGGCAGCTCGTCGCCTCGGTCGGCCTCGACCTTCTGGCGCCCTCGCCGGGGCACGAGGTCGCGGGCTCGACGATCCTCGGCACGGCGCTCACCCTCGTCGCGGTCGCGATCGCCGCGATCCCGAG
The Homoserinibacter sp. YIM 151385 DNA segment above includes these coding regions:
- a CDS encoding DsbA family protein — protein: MTDASDARPEPSEGALEPADATGPGPVESTTTRHAARARASELRALQQKKDRRNRWLLRGGVIGGILVVLGGIAFVLLTWAQPAARGPQNMQSDGILIGPELAAVKTPGIGPGEAPQPIETAAPEVAHIRLYVDYLSAGSGTFESVNGDQIESLVSSGAATVEIHPLALLSGRSAGTQYSSRAANAAACVAEFSPDSFFAFNRIMLAEQPVEGQPGFGDEELISRAQQAGASTSLVSTCIESMRFRGWVQAATKRAQDGPIPGSAVEGITETPVVLVNGTPYPYVADEDPAEFTQFIVRTAGDTFIESQLPSPSPSPSSGG
- a CDS encoding ABC transporter ATP-binding protein, coding for MASVTFDQATRLYPGSTKPAVDKISIEVADGEFLVLVGPSGCGKSTTLRMLAGLEEVNDGRILIGDRDVTDVPPKDRDIAMVFQNYALYPHMTVAENMGFALKIAGVGKEERAQRVLEAAKLLDLEPYLGRKPKALSGGQRQRVAMGRAIVRQPQVFLMDEPLSNLDAKLRVQTRTQIASLQRRLGVTTVYVTHDQTEALTMGDRIAVLKDGLLQQVGTPRDLYEQPKNVFVAGFIGSPAMNLFQADIVEGGIQFGTAVAKVERDALASATGTQVTVGVRPEDLTVSTSGEGLQVTVDLVEELGADGYLYGHTELDGKRVDVVTRVDGRSHPNAGDKVVLAPVPQHIHAFDVETGERLNSGAIAASTTVDGATTAAPTA
- a CDS encoding DUF4032 domain-containing protein produces the protein MTSLAITAAVPDAALLDLPWDLPLELWPDEAIVALPKGISRHLVRFAHLAGYVIAVKETSAELARREYEMLRTLQRMDIPCVDPVAVITNRRSAEGEELSPVLVTRHLRFSLPYRALYSQTLRPDTATRLVDALAVLLARLHLIGFFWGDVSLSNTLFRRDAGAFAAYLVDAETGKLYDGGLSNGQRENDLEIARVNIAGELLDLQAGGRLDEDLDPVDVADGIVAAYRGLWAELTGSQVFPQSERWRINERVERLNELGYDIEELSIRTVADGSEVRIQPKVVDAGHHSRRLLRLSGLDAGENQARRLLNDLDAYRATGGREEMDEEMVAHEWLMRVFEPVVQAIPRELRGKLESAEVFHQLLEHRWFLSQQSGRSIPLAEALTDYIDNVLRHRRDEMTVVAPQTEAIQIPGGAVDGIDDGEDDADWMSKV
- a CDS encoding GNAT family N-acetyltransferase, with the translated sequence MPELAFRVDDLEGEATRALVALHLAGMADSTPPESIFALDVEELRGADVTFWSAWSGEELVGIGALKRLDEEAGELKSMRVADAFRGTGAGRAILRHIVEVARERGMRTLWLETGSPEDFLPARRLYASEGFAECGPFGEYAENPFSVFMTRAL
- a CDS encoding DMT family transporter, producing MNAVHPRPVVALATAAAFAAGTLVALQSRLNGELGLRLGDGFLAALISFGGGFLLLTIGMLLRPAGRRGFREVRSALAERRIPWWLVLGGAAGAFLVLSQGLTAALLGVALFTVATVVGQTISAAVIDARGLGTMHPKPITVTRLAGSVLALAAVGWAVSARIDGDAPLWALVMPFVAGLGIGYQQAVNGQVRVVASSALTATFINFLVGSGVLAVLALGHALVVRPELTPPAEFWLYLGGPIGIVFIGGATIIVRITGVLLMGLATVAGQLVASVGLDLLAPSPGHEVAGSTILGTALTLVAVAIAAIPSRRLGRGVSPSGG
- the cysS gene encoding cysteine--tRNA ligase, with protein sequence MTIRLYDTRAQALRDLVPLVDGRVGLYVCGPTVQSAPHIGHLRSALVYDLWRRWMSARGLEVTLVRNVTDIDDKVLDNARDGEEWWALAYRMELEFTAAYAALGILPPSYEPRATASIGQMLELVEQLIGRGHAYPAEDGSGDVYFDVRTWSEYGALTRQRLEDMADSPDAATRGKRDPRDFALWKGTKPGEPASASWPSPWGAGRPGWHIECSAMSRRYLGEAFDIHGGGLDLRFPHHENELAQSSAAGDPFATHWLHNGLVNVEGQKMSKSLGNSVFAAELLGAARPIVLRYYLASAHYRSTIDYQTGSLAEATAAFERIEAFLDRTASQLGEGSEAGAPPVPEAFALAMDDDLSTPQALAVLHETVRAGNSALDAGDAAAATRAAAEVRAMLRVLGLDPAAPEWGSAAGDAAQATALDALVRRLLEDRDAARAAKDYAAADRIREELSAAGIVIDDTPAGAKWRLA
- the rlmB gene encoding 23S rRNA (guanosine(2251)-2'-O)-methyltransferase RlmB, with the translated sequence MTKPGRPGARKTKKGPSAGTGGNGRRALEGKGPTPKAEDRSWHVAGKRKAAKDRLEAVQARHGKGRQQGAGGGAGSGRGRARKAEDGELVTGRNAVLEALRARIPAKTLYLATRIEMDDRVKEALSLAQKRGIPILEVMRTELDRMAGPDGVHQGLAIQVPAYQYAHPEDLLDQVEERGQTPLLVALDGVTDPRNLGAIIRSTAAFGGHGVIVPQRRSVGLTASAWRTSAGAASRIPVAMASNLTQSLKALKDRGVFVLGLDGGGDVQLPGLEFADRPVVLVVGSEGKGLSRLVTETCDAIVSIPISASTESLNAGIAASVALYEIAKLRGE